In Nonomuraea muscovyensis, one genomic interval encodes:
- a CDS encoding carbohydrate ABC transporter permease, whose protein sequence is MINRYRRGLFITAFLAAPVTLYLVYVISPYTQAFYIAMTDWRGVTATPNFIGLDNFVRLFADSIFWKAVTHNAALLLLLPLLTIVIALFFAFLLNVGGGGRGAAGVPGSRFYRVLFFFPQVLAVTVVAVLFQQVFRPDGSGMLNGPLMALGLRPVGFLSDPGIAFWSVLGVMVWQAVGFYVVLFSAGLASIPRDMFEAAQIDGAGRVSLFFRITLPLLWDTVQVAWVYLGILALDVFAIVWVMTDQHGGPDFSTTVMATEIYRNAFTYFRFGYASALGVVMFFFTVGFAVLSLRLSRRERIEY, encoded by the coding sequence ATGATCAACAGGTATCGCCGCGGGCTGTTCATCACCGCCTTCCTGGCGGCCCCGGTGACGCTCTACCTCGTGTACGTGATCTCGCCGTACACGCAGGCGTTCTACATCGCGATGACCGACTGGCGCGGCGTCACCGCCACGCCGAACTTCATCGGGCTCGACAACTTCGTCCGGCTCTTCGCCGACTCGATCTTCTGGAAGGCGGTCACGCACAACGCGGCGCTCCTGCTGCTGCTGCCGCTGCTGACGATCGTCATCGCCCTGTTCTTCGCCTTCCTGCTCAACGTGGGCGGCGGAGGGCGGGGCGCCGCCGGGGTCCCCGGGTCGCGGTTCTACCGGGTGCTGTTCTTCTTCCCGCAGGTGCTCGCCGTCACGGTGGTGGCGGTGCTGTTCCAGCAGGTGTTCCGGCCCGACGGCAGCGGCATGCTCAACGGGCCGCTGATGGCGCTGGGGCTGCGGCCGGTCGGGTTCCTGTCGGACCCGGGCATCGCCTTCTGGTCGGTGCTCGGGGTCATGGTGTGGCAGGCCGTCGGGTTCTACGTGGTGCTGTTCTCGGCGGGGCTCGCCTCCATCCCGCGCGACATGTTCGAGGCGGCGCAGATCGACGGGGCCGGGCGGGTCAGCCTGTTCTTCCGGATCACGCTGCCGCTGCTGTGGGACACCGTCCAGGTGGCCTGGGTCTACCTCGGCATCCTGGCGCTGGACGTGTTCGCGATCGTGTGGGTGATGACCGACCAGCACGGCGGCCCCGACTTCTCCACCACGGTCATGGCGACCGAGATCTACCGCAACGCCTTCACCTACTTCCGCTTCGGCTACGCCTCCGCGCTGGGCGTGGTGATGTTCTTCTTCACCGTGGGCTTCGCCGTGCTGTCGCTGCGGCTGTCCCGTCGCGAACGGATCGAGTACTGA
- the ngcE gene encoding N-acetylglucosamine/diacetylchitobiose ABC transporter substrate-binding protein, which translates to MPNPIDPPSVPHGGPSRLSRRELLRGAALMPVAGALAACATPASKAPAQSAAPVATSAANPFGVAADRPLEVWIFDGGFGDAYAKDIHQPLFKVKYPKVEVKHNSTKEITKVLQPRFAGGNPPDVIDNSGAGAMDMGALAQDGQLQDLGPLLDAPSWDDPNTKVRDTLDPAVIDFGTYDGTFHVLGYVNYIHGIWYSQKVFRDNGWQVPKTWDEFVKLCETIKKSGKMAPFTYAGKHPQYLYEPLMTMAAKIGGKEVLVNLDNLEDGAWTAEPMRQSAAAWAEIGAKYLMEGTAGLDHVQTQTAQNKYKVAMLPSGSWLENEQKTTTPADFEYGMFPIPDFTSSDKLPYGTLHSRPGETFLVPAKAANPQGGTEYLRAMLSKKAAGDFSELVRTVSVVKGAGEGRPLSPGAKSATAALAAAGDNTVYFRWRNWYAQLHDEAVAATGELMSGGLTPEKYLERLQKKADEIKGDSSIKKYRR; encoded by the coding sequence ATGCCGAACCCCATCGACCCCCCCAGCGTCCCGCACGGCGGCCCGTCCCGCCTGTCGCGACGTGAGCTGCTGCGCGGCGCGGCGCTGATGCCCGTGGCGGGCGCGCTCGCCGCGTGCGCCACCCCGGCGAGCAAGGCGCCCGCGCAGTCCGCGGCGCCCGTCGCCACGAGCGCCGCTAACCCGTTCGGCGTGGCCGCCGACCGGCCCCTCGAGGTCTGGATCTTCGACGGCGGCTTCGGCGACGCGTACGCCAAGGACATCCACCAGCCGCTGTTCAAGGTGAAGTACCCGAAGGTGGAGGTCAAGCACAACTCCACCAAGGAGATCACCAAGGTCCTCCAGCCGCGCTTCGCCGGCGGCAACCCGCCCGACGTCATCGACAACTCCGGCGCCGGCGCCATGGACATGGGCGCCCTGGCCCAGGACGGCCAGCTCCAGGACCTCGGGCCGCTGCTCGACGCGCCGAGCTGGGACGACCCGAACACCAAGGTCCGCGACACCCTCGACCCGGCCGTCATCGACTTCGGCACCTACGACGGCACGTTCCACGTCCTCGGCTACGTCAACTACATCCACGGCATCTGGTACTCCCAGAAGGTCTTCCGCGACAACGGCTGGCAGGTCCCCAAGACCTGGGACGAGTTCGTCAAGCTCTGCGAGACGATCAAGAAGTCCGGGAAGATGGCGCCGTTCACCTACGCCGGCAAGCACCCGCAGTACCTCTACGAGCCGCTGATGACCATGGCCGCGAAGATCGGCGGCAAGGAGGTGCTGGTCAACCTCGACAACCTGGAGGACGGCGCCTGGACGGCCGAGCCGATGCGCCAGTCGGCCGCCGCCTGGGCCGAGATCGGCGCCAAGTACCTCATGGAGGGCACGGCCGGGCTCGACCACGTGCAGACCCAGACCGCCCAGAACAAGTACAAGGTGGCCATGCTGCCGTCCGGCTCCTGGCTCGAGAACGAACAGAAAACGACTACACCCGCCGACTTCGAGTACGGCATGTTCCCGATCCCCGACTTCACCTCCTCCGACAAGCTGCCGTACGGCACCCTGCACTCCCGCCCCGGCGAGACGTTCCTCGTGCCGGCCAAGGCCGCCAACCCGCAGGGCGGCACGGAGTACCTGCGCGCCATGCTGTCGAAGAAGGCGGCCGGTGACTTCAGCGAGCTGGTCAGGACCGTGTCGGTGGTCAAGGGCGCCGGAGAGGGCCGGCCGCTGTCGCCCGGCGCCAAGAGTGCCACCGCGGCGCTGGCCGCCGCCGGCGACAACACCGTCTACTTCCGCTGGCGCAACTGGTACGCCCAGCTCCACGACGAGGCCGTGGCCGCCACCGGCGAGCTGATGAGCGGCGGCCTGACGCCCGAGAAGTACCTGGAGCGGCTGCAGAAGAAGGCCGACGAGATCAAGGGCGACTCCTCGATCAAGAAGTACCGGCGCTGA
- a CDS encoding sugar isomerase domain-containing protein has protein sequence MTYATEALKLAHHVAETQAEPVRRAAALLVASLRAGGVVNAFGSGHSEAIAMEIAGRAGGLVPSNRLSPRDLVLYGGQPPSVLTPELERDPAVAHQIYALAPVASQDVFVLVSSSGVNGAVVELAALVKDRGHPLIAITSVRHSTRMTSRHPSGRKLLDLADVVLDNGSPYGDAILDLPGGGSYGAVSTITSALLAQMTVAETVSALVALGETPPIYLSVNVTGGDEHNKALESRYAGRIRRGA, from the coding sequence ATGACGTACGCGACCGAGGCCCTGAAGCTGGCGCACCACGTCGCCGAGACGCAGGCGGAGCCGGTGCGGCGGGCGGCGGCCCTGCTGGTCGCGTCGCTGCGCGCCGGCGGCGTGGTCAACGCGTTCGGCTCGGGCCACTCCGAGGCGATCGCCATGGAGATCGCCGGCCGGGCGGGCGGTCTCGTGCCGAGCAACCGGCTCTCGCCCCGCGACCTCGTCCTGTACGGCGGGCAGCCGCCGAGCGTCCTCACCCCCGAACTCGAGCGCGACCCGGCCGTCGCCCACCAGATCTACGCCCTCGCCCCGGTCGCGTCGCAGGACGTGTTCGTGCTGGTCTCCAGCTCGGGCGTGAACGGCGCCGTCGTGGAGCTGGCCGCGCTCGTCAAGGACCGGGGCCATCCCCTGATCGCGATCACCTCGGTGCGCCACAGCACCCGGATGACCTCGCGCCACCCGTCCGGCCGCAAGCTGCTCGACCTGGCCGACGTGGTGCTCGACAACGGCTCGCCGTACGGCGACGCCATCCTCGACCTGCCCGGCGGCGGCTCGTACGGCGCCGTCTCCACCATCACCTCGGCGCTGCTCGCACAGATGACGGTCGCCGAGACGGTGTCCGCGCTGGTGGCGCTCGGCGAGACACCCCCGATCTACCTCTCGGTCAACGTGACCGGCGGCGACGAGCACAACAAGGCCCTGGAGAGCCGCTACGCAGGGCGCATCAGACGTGGAGCTTGA
- a CDS encoding MurR/RpiR family transcriptional regulator — protein sequence MTSGALGRIGTELPGLPEALRRVGEVILGDPAEAARSTIIALAERAGSSPATVTRFCRAFGFSGYAELRVALATETGRAAQAGWGAGVGHEIGPDDPLDSAIEVMAAADARLIQDTAAQLDSAVVARVADAIVAAARVLLVGVSTSGNVATMLEGRLRRIGIPGWSAGDAHVALSDAALLGTGDVAIGISHRGRTREVMEALAEAGSHGATTVAVTSFARSPLAELADLVLTTASRETTFRLGGLAAVHSQLFVLDAVYVAVAQRTYERTNEAFERTISAVESHRVERG from the coding sequence GTGACGTCAGGAGCCCTCGGGCGCATCGGCACGGAGCTTCCGGGTCTGCCGGAGGCGCTGCGCCGCGTGGGAGAGGTGATCCTCGGTGACCCGGCCGAGGCCGCCCGTTCCACGATCATCGCGCTCGCGGAGCGCGCGGGCAGCTCGCCCGCGACCGTGACGAGGTTCTGCCGCGCGTTCGGCTTCTCCGGCTACGCCGAGCTGCGGGTGGCGCTCGCCACCGAGACCGGCCGGGCCGCGCAGGCCGGCTGGGGCGCCGGCGTCGGCCACGAGATCGGCCCCGACGACCCGCTCGACTCCGCCATCGAGGTGATGGCCGCGGCGGACGCCCGGCTCATCCAGGACACCGCCGCCCAGCTCGACTCCGCCGTCGTCGCCCGGGTGGCCGACGCGATCGTGGCCGCCGCGCGCGTGCTCCTCGTCGGCGTCTCGACCAGCGGTAACGTGGCCACCATGCTGGAGGGCCGGCTGCGCCGCATCGGCATCCCGGGCTGGAGCGCGGGCGACGCCCACGTCGCGCTGTCGGACGCCGCGCTGCTCGGCACGGGCGACGTCGCGATCGGCATCAGCCACCGGGGCCGCACCCGCGAGGTGATGGAGGCGCTCGCCGAGGCGGGCAGCCACGGCGCCACCACGGTCGCGGTCACCTCGTTCGCCCGTTCGCCGCTGGCCGAGCTGGCCGACCTCGTGCTGACCACGGCGAGCAGGGAGACCACGTTCCGGCTCGGCGGCCTGGCCGCGGTCCACTCGCAGCTCTTCGTGCTCGACGCCGTCTACGTGGCGGTCGCCCAGCGTACCTACGAACGCACCAACGAGGCCTTCGAACGCACGATCAGCGCGGTGGAGAGCCACCGGGTGGAAAGAGGCTGA
- a CDS encoding N-acetylglucosamine kinase codes for MTESFAGSSPGSSADSAAASSAGSFVVGVDAGATSTRVAVHALDGTRAGYGTAGAGNPSAHGLAPAVAAIGTALERALRDVDPSRVVASLAGVAGRVDALEPELAKVWAELGVPEGPRVVRDVLIAYVAGTPEPSGSLLLSGTGAVAARVEDHELAAIADGLGWLLGDAGSGFWIGRAAARAVVAALDRGSRNGLLVALVAAEFLGTGSPDAGSPGAGDVAWGVSPRADADRIVRLAQADHMRLATLSRLVSRAAGEGDPMAVTIVREAAGHLVATARRVHVSGPVVLAGSVLTSEGPVRNAVRELLMGEDPVESVATARDAAGAAAWLAARAGGLLSPERARELHPVFTQPLVSTGGLGPP; via the coding sequence GTGACTGAGTCGTTCGCTGGGTCGTCCCCCGGATCGTCGGCTGATTCGGCCGCTGCGTCGTCCGCCGGGTCGTTCGTGGTCGGGGTGGATGCCGGCGCGACCTCCACCCGGGTGGCGGTGCACGCGCTCGACGGGACGCGCGCCGGCTACGGCACGGCGGGGGCGGGCAATCCGAGCGCCCACGGCCTGGCCCCGGCGGTGGCGGCGATCGGCACGGCCCTGGAGCGGGCGCTGCGCGACGTGGACCCCTCACGCGTGGTGGCGTCGCTGGCGGGCGTGGCCGGCAGGGTCGACGCGCTGGAGCCGGAGCTGGCCAAGGTGTGGGCGGAGCTGGGCGTTCCCGAGGGGCCGCGGGTGGTCCGTGACGTGCTCATCGCGTACGTGGCGGGCACGCCGGAGCCGTCGGGGTCGCTGCTGCTGTCGGGCACCGGCGCGGTCGCGGCCCGGGTCGAGGACCACGAGCTGGCCGCGATCGCCGACGGGCTGGGCTGGTTGCTCGGCGACGCCGGGTCCGGGTTCTGGATCGGCCGCGCCGCCGCCCGTGCGGTCGTGGCGGCGCTCGACCGCGGGTCCCGGAACGGCCTGCTGGTGGCACTGGTGGCCGCCGAGTTCCTGGGCACCGGGTCCCCGGACGCCGGATCGCCGGGCGCTGGCGATGTGGCGTGGGGGGTGTCGCCGCGCGCGGACGCCGACCGGATCGTCCGGCTGGCGCAGGCGGACCACATGCGGCTGGCCACGCTGTCCCGGCTGGTCAGCCGGGCCGCCGGCGAGGGCGACCCGATGGCCGTGACCATCGTCCGCGAGGCGGCCGGCCACCTGGTGGCCACGGCGCGGCGGGTGCACGTGTCAGGCCCGGTGGTGCTGGCGGGCAGCGTGCTGACCAGCGAGGGGCCGGTCAGGAACGCGGTGCGCGAGCTGCTGATGGGCGAGGATCCGGTCGAGAGCGTGGCGACGGCGCGGGACGCGGCGGGGGCGGCGGCGTGGCTCGCGGCCCGCGCCGGTGGGCTGCTGTCACCGGAACGGGCCCGCGAGCTGCACCCCGTGTTCACTCAGCCGCTGGTCAGCACCGGGGGCTTGGGACCGCCGTAG